TAAGCCTTCCAATGCTTTTTTAGCCGCCAATAGCCCTATGGAGCTAAAACCGTCATCATTGGTCAGTAGGATAACAGGCATGGTTAAACTCTCCACTCGGCTACTTGAAGCCTTTAAGCGGTAATCGTAGTACCGAGCCCCCTAATCCCCATTAAAGCCTGCTTTAAAAGCCCGGGCTTTAACGCGTTAATAACCTCCGATTCCACCCCTAACTTAGCTAACTCGTATAGTTCAACCACCTTATGTAGCATACCGCCTGTAACGTCCGGAGAGGTTGAAGGTGTCATACTTTCCAATATGTTCGGCAGGTTGCTTGAACATACCTTCCTGATGAGCTTGGCGTCCGCGTACCTTTTAGGGTCCTTATCGTAGACGCCGTCAACGTCGGTACAAACGATAACCTTACTAGCACCTAGCTTAACGGCTAAATGCCTAATTATCCTCTCAGTGGATATTATGGTGAAACCTAGCTCTTCATCCATTACGGCGTCGCCGAAGGGAACTGGTATTAAACGATGCTTTAAAAGGGCTTTAACGGGTTCCAAGAAGGAGGATACGATTACCCTGCGCCTAGCTATTAGGAAGGCTGATGGTTGAACTGATACCGCCGGTACTCCATGCCTTAATAGGCTGCTGACGATTACCCGGTTTAAACTGGATGCGGCGTCCTGGGTTAAAGCGTAACCCAAAACGCTCCCCCTATGATTAACCCCCTCCTTTAACCCCTCATGAACCCCGTACTTAGCCGCTATGGGGTGAGGGAAGGAGCCACCGCCGTGAGCTACTATTAACGCCCCATTGAACGATGCGTAAGCCTCCGATAACTCCATCGATAACCTATCGATAACCTCGTAGTTAGCTTTGAAAGGCCTATCCTTAAAGGTTATTACGGACCCTCCAAGCTTAACCAAGATGAGGCCGGCCAGAACCAACCCCCCCTAAAACCCGGGAAACAGGCCTTTTAAGTTATAAAGGAAGAAGGCAGGCGCTTCACCCACTACTTCAGAGGTCGTGAAAAGAAGCCGTCGTCTGAAGGCGCGTAAGCTTCAGGCGAACGAAGATTGCGCATCCAAAAACTTCAATCCCTCTTTAAAGAGGCCTCTAAGGGCGTAAACGTCGTAGGCCTTAACAGTTAAGGGCACAACTTTAAATACGATACCTCCGAATCTTTATAGAGGCGAATGAAGTGGGGCCGTTAAAACGCGAAATCCTAGAGCTGCTAGATAAGGATTTAGAGTTCCGCTACGCGATCGCAGGATATCTAGGGTTATCTGAGGTCTTAAAGAGACTTAATGCCTTAGTCGAGGAACAAGTAAAGCTTAGGGAGGAACAAGTAAAGATATGGAGGGAAATAGCGTCATTAAGGGAGGAACAAGCGAAGCTAAGCGAGGAACAAGTAAAGCTTAGGGAGGAACAAGTAAAGATATGGAGGGAAATAGCGTCATTAAGGGAGGAACAAGCGAAGCTAAGCGAGGAACAAGTAAAGCTTAGGGAGGAACAAGTAAAGATATGGAGGGAAATAGCGTCATTAAGGGAGGAACAAGCGAAGCTAAGCGAGGAACAAGTAAAGCTTAGGGAGGACTTTAATAGGATGCTTGATGAACTCAAGCGTCTCAACGTTAGACTCAGCAGGGTTGAAAGAACGCTGGAGAAGCTTACCGTTGACGTTGAAGATGAGGCTAGGTCTGTCCTCAAGCATAAGCTTAAGGAGATGGGTATAAGCGTTGAGTTAACCTCTTTAACCCTTCCAGGATTAGAGCTTAATATTTACGGCGCTTCGAACGACGTCTGCCTAATCGGTGAAGCCACCGTTAGGGCTGGGGCAGACCTTGCGGATGAACTACTAAGGAGGCTTGAGAGGCTTAAAAGGGATTACCCTGAAAAGCTTAGAAGGAAGGTCGTGCTCGCGATTTACACCTCATTACCCATGGCCGAGCTCGTGGAGAAGGCTAAGGAGAAAGGGATCTGGCTCCTAAAAGCCACAGAAGAATTTCATAAACCCGAAAAATTATTCATAGAGCTCTAAAACATGAGGCATTACGTAGGCCGCCCCATGAAATAGCTACACCCACTCCGACCTTAGCTACCTTCACGCTGACCGTTAAGAACCTCTAAGCACATATCGCCATGTGATAATGTTAAACCTTGAAGGCATGGGCTTCTCGGGGTGGAGCTCGTTAGAAGGGCTTAGTGATGCAACCCCGGATCTAGCAACGAACGGAACAATGGTATTCCTATTCGTTAAGGGTACAGGCGGAGACTATGGATGAACACGTACTTTAACGGGTGGCAAGGATGGCAACAGGTACCGGGAGGGTTAACGGATGTAGGCCCGGCGGTAATGGCTTACGATGGTGGATTGATGCTCGTGGTTAAAGACGCGGGACTCGGAATATGGTACAACACCTACAACGGCTCATGGAGAGAGTGGACCCTAATAGACGGATTAACAAACACACAACCGGAACTAACACCAAGCCAATAAAAACACTCCTCTTTTTTAAAAAAAGGTTCGTCTGAAAACCCTAGGCTGATCTTGAAACCCTAACACGTTAAGTTAGCCGGTCAATTAGTTATTAGGAGTTTTCAGACGAGTTCTTTGCAACAGACTCTTTTAAAAGGAGTTAAAGATTGTATGGAAGAGCTAGTTAAGGAAGGCTATATTTTACAGCAAATTAGGCCGGGGATGAAACCATGTTAAGGCAGCCCGTTTCTTCAAGGTTTTTTACGTTGCCTCCAATATCTTGTTTAACGTTTCAAATAGCTCCAGGTACCTTCCTTTGGCTTGGGATTGCCACCCTTTGAGGGCGTTGAATATGTTGCCTATATCGTAGACCGAGGTTGCTTCCCGAGGGAGGCCGTCCTCCTCGAGTAAGCGTTTAAGCTCCCGCTTTAACGCTTCCTTATCGCCGCCTAGATTATACGAAGTCGCTACCGCAACTTCCGAAGGAGTGCAAGGCCCCTTCACCCATGTGAAGCCCGCGCGTTCCACCTTACCCGGTTCCATGAAAAACCTGGCTGCGCGTACCACTTGACTAAGAGCTTCTTTAAGCTTGCTTTGAAGCTTACTCACTTTAACCTCGGCTACCGCGAACTGCTTCTGGCTAGCTAAGGCAGAGGCCGCGTCAACCTCCAACTTGTCAATTTTTAGGGGGCCCCTCGTAGCCTTCCACACGGGCTTGGTTTGGCTGAGAACCCTGCCGAGCCACCAAATGCATAGCGGCTCTCCTAACGACGTTCGCACATGACCCGGGTTCCTTCTGAGAAACTTAGTAATCCACGGAATGCTTTCGGGCTTCGCCACCTCGAAGAACGCTATCAGAACCTTCGTATGCCTTAGAAGCTCGTTCGTAAAGCCCTCGACGAGGACATCAAACTCGTCTACTTAGATACGTGTCCTTCAAGGATCGCGGAACTCCTTAGAGGATGAAGTGGGTTTTCCTGGAGGTTCGGCTATGCCCGGATAGCTAGAAAAGCACGGGGTTTTACATGGATTTTGACGTATTTAGTTATTACTTCTTGTTTACGGAGACTTTATCCAATCCGAGTTCACTAATAACTCTTTTTCCCTTTGCGGTTAAACGGAACATTGAAATTTTCTTACTTCTTCTCTTGTACTCACTTTCAACTAATCCGACATCCTTCAGTACACCTAGATGATAAGCAAGCAATCCCTTTTCAATGCTAGTTTCCCTCGCAAGATCATTAAAGGCTATATTTGGTTTATTAGATAACGTAATTAAAATGTTAAGCCTACAATCGTTATCTAATGCTCTGTAGACCTTTAATTTTTCACGCAACTCCATATTTACGGACGGTTTCTCCATTTAAACCATCCCGTGGAGGTATTTCCCTCTAAATGATTAGCGCTACAGGTATAAAATTTTTTCTCTGATAAATCATATTTTACCTAATGCTACCAATTTTCTATACCGCATGGTTATTGTAATGACTATTCTTTCGGAAGTAGGAAAGACGCTTTTGCCCTCATCATCGTAAGCGTAAACATGTCCATACTTCACTACATGATTCAGGTATACGTCCGTTAAGTAACCGGTAGAGTTCCCATATATAGGATGGTATTCGTATGGAGTAAGTACTCTAAGCTTCGGGGCAATATTCCTCTTATCATGAAATTGTACGAATTCGGTAACAGATCCCCAGGATGTTGTGTCAACAAATATTAAATCCACGTCGGCTCTTTCTAAAACAGCCTCCTCGATTAAACTTGGTGCCACATCATCGGAAACAAAGTCATCTTCAGGTATTAAACTAAGTATTCCTTGTTCTTCGAGCATTCTATCAAGCTTTCTTCTTTTTTCAAGCCCCTCTCCTCCCGCTCCCAATAATACTACGATTATGCATGTCTCCTGTACGCGTTGTTCTAATTCTTGTCTCGTTTTCTGAATATATTCCCTCGCTTCTTGAAGACTTTTAAACATTTAAATAGACCTCTTTGAGGGAATTCAAAGAAAATGGAATTCGTCTTAAAAAACATTTCCCTTACTCCTACCAAGCTCTTCAAGTACAGCTTTCCGCTGCTTTTCTATAAAGCCTTCGAAAGGCTTAAGAGGAAGATTGAAGCCTGCTTTAAACCCTAAAATTTTTTCTCGGTGCTTATCGCGGTAGCTACGCGAGAAGGTGTTAAGCCGTGAGGGTTATACCGGTGATGGACTTGTCCAACGGCGTCGTTGTTCACGCTGTTAAGGGTGAGAGGGAGAAGTATAAGCCGTTGAGGAGTAGGATTTGCCCTAGCTCTAACCCGGTGGAGGTTGCGCTTGCCTTTAAATCGTTAGGCCTTAAGGAGCTGTACGTGGCCGACCTGGACATGATACGCGGTAGGGGCAGGAACCTGAACCTGCTCCCCACCATTAAGGGGTTGACAGGGTTAAGGATTATGGTTGACGCCGGCGTAAATAGCGCGGCGGAGGCTGAGGAGGTTTTAAGGAGTGGGGCTTCAAAGGTTGTTGTAGGCACGGAGACGTTGAGGGGGCTTAACGAGTTAAGGGAAATACTGGAGGCGGTTGGTAGCGATAGGGTTGCTGTTAGCGTGGATTTAAAGTTTGGCAGCATAATTTCGTTAAGCACGGAGTTAAGCGGTATGGGGCCCCTTAACCTCGCTAAGACGCTTCAAGAAGTAGGGGTTGGGGAGCTTATAGTCCTTGAGCTTACGAGGGTTGGTAGTAGGCTGGGCCCAGACGTAGAGTTAGCCGAGCTCGTAGTAGGGGCGGTTACCGTCCCGGTTATCGTAGGCGGAGGCATACGGAGCGTTAACGATATCCTCGAGCTTTTAAGAGTGGGCGTATCCGGGGTTTTGGTGGCGACGGTCCTACACGATGGGGCGTTAAAAGCCGAGGATCTAGCCCGTATATTATAGCCTGTTAAGCGCGGTTTTAAGCGTTCCCGGCTTCCTTAACCGTAAGGAATTTATATTGAAGCAACCTCTTCAGGTCTCGGTGTTAAAAGGCAAGGGAGGGAGGTGTGATGGAGAAGGTTAGGTACTGGGATCCTAAAGTGGAGCTAATGTCCGTCGAGGAAATGAGGAAGCTGCAGTTAAAACGGTTAAAAGCAGTCCTTAACTACGTTTACGAGCGTAGCGCTTTCTACCGTAGGAAGTTTGATCAGGCCGGGGTTAAACCAGATGACCTTAAAACCCTTGAAGACTTAAGGAAGTTCCCCTTCACCGTTAAGGACGATCTAAGGGAGTATGGCTATCCGCATGGAGGTGACTTCAGGTGTGTACCTATGGATGCTACTCCATACTTCCATTGTACCTCGGGGACCACTGG
The sequence above is a segment of the Candidatus Nezhaarchaeales archaeon genome. Coding sequences within it:
- a CDS encoding winged helix-turn-helix domain-containing protein translates to MELREKLKVYRALDNDCRLNILITLSNKPNIAFNDLARETSIEKGLLAYHLGVLKDVGLVESEYKRRSKKISMFRLTAKGKRVISELGLDKVSVNKK
- a CDS encoding HisA/HisF-related TIM barrel protein, translating into MMDLSNGVVVHAVKGEREKYKPLRSRICPSSNPVEVALAFKSLGLKELYVADLDMIRGRGRNLNLLPTIKGLTGLRIMVDAGVNSAAEAEEVLRSGASKVVVGTETLRGLNELREILEAVGSDRVAVSVDLKFGSIISLSTELSGMGPLNLAKTLQEVGVGELIVLELTRVGSRLGPDVELAELVVGAVTVPVIVGGGIRSVNDILELLRVGVSGVLVATVLHDGALKAEDLARIL
- a CDS encoding isopentenyl phosphate kinase; the encoded protein is MVLAGLILVKLGGSVITFKDRPFKANYEVIDRLSMELSEAYASFNGALIVAHGGGSFPHPIAAKYGVHEGLKEGVNHRGSVLGYALTQDAASSLNRVIVSSLLRHGVPAVSVQPSAFLIARRRVIVSSFLEPVKALLKHRLIPVPFGDAVMDEELGFTIISTERIIRHLAVKLGASKVIVCTDVDGVYDKDPKRYADAKLIRKVCSSNLPNILESMTPSTSPDVTGGMLHKVVELYELAKLGVESEVINALKPGLLKQALMGIRGLGTTITA